In Syngnathus scovelli strain Florida chromosome 10, RoL_Ssco_1.2, whole genome shotgun sequence, the following are encoded in one genomic region:
- the pgpep1 gene encoding pyroglutamyl-peptidase 1, translating into MDNSKRTVVVTGFGPFGEHTVNASWVAVQELKKLGLGTEVDLQVYEVPVEYQTVQSLVPSLWKKYHPMLVVHVGVSGMATTVTLEKCGRNHGYKGLDNSSFCPDSQCCVVGGPDCIDSVIDMESVCKRVTASGLGVAVSVSKDAGRYLCDFTYYTSLYMSHGRSAFIHVPPLGKPYSGEDLGRALQAIVREMLELLGNAKEKIHCQQHFH; encoded by the exons GTTTTGGGCCATTCGGAGAGCATACAGTCAATGCCAGCTGGGTAGCGGTACAG GAGCTGAAGAAGCTCGGGCTCGGCACCGAAGTGGACTTGCAGGTCTACGAGGTTCCCGTGGAGTACCAAACAGTGCAGAGTTTAGTTCCGTCACTATGGAAGAAGTATCACCCAATG ctggtCGTTCATGTGGGTGTCTCAGGCATGGCCACCACGGTCACATTAGAGAAGTGTGGCAGAAATCATGGCTATAAAGGTTTGGACAACAGCAGCTTCTGTCCTGACTCCCAATGTTGCGTCGTGGGAGGTCCAGACTGTATTGACTCCGTTATTGACATGGAGTCAGTCTGCAAGAGAGTGACCGCCTCTGGACTTGGAGTTGCCGTGTCCGTCTCCAAGGATGCCGGAAG GTATCTGTGCGACTTCACTTATTACACATCCCTGTACATGAGCCACGGTCGCTCGGCCTTCATCCACGTGCCGCCTCTCGGGAAGCCGTACAGCGGCGAAGACCTGGGCCGTGCGCTGCAAGCCATCGTCCGGGAGATGCTGGAACTTCTGGGTAACGCCAAGGAGAAGATTCACTGCCAGCAACACTTCCACTAA
- the upf1 gene encoding regulator of nonsense transcripts 1 isoform X1 — translation MSVEAYGPSSQTLTFLDTEEAELLGADTQGSEYDFTDFTLPSQTQTQGQTPSQLDGQVNGPDDGLHNGGVEDSVVKASQLLAELNFEEDEEDAYYTKDLPVHACSYCGIHDPACVVYCNTSKKWFCNGRGNTSGSHIVNHLVRAKCKEVTLHKDGPLGETVLECYNCGCRNVFLLGFIPAKADSVVVLLCRQPCASQSSLKDINWDSSQWQPLIQDRCFLSWLVKIPSEQEQLRARQITAQQINKLEELWKDNPTATLEDLEKPGVDEEPQHVLLRYEDAYQYQNIFGPLVKLEADYDKKLKESQTQDNITVRWDLGLNKKRIAYFTLPKTDSGDMRLMQGDEICLRYKGDLAPLWKGIGHVIKVPDNYGDEIAIELRSSVGAPVEIPHNFQVDFVWKATSFDRMQSALKTFAVDETSVSGYIYHKLLGHEVEDVTIKCQLPKRFTAQGLPDLNHSQVYAVKTVLQRPLSLIQGPPGTGKTVTSATIVYHLSRQGNGPVLVCAPSNIAVDQLTEKIDKTGLKVVRLCAKSREAIESPVSFLALHNQISNMDSMPELQKLQQLKDETGELSSADEKRYRALKRTAERELLMNADVICCTCVGAGDPRLAKMQFRSILIDESTQATEPECMVPVVLGAKQLILVGDHCQLGPVVMCKKAAKAGLSQSLFERLVVLGIRPIRLQVQYRMHPALSAFPSNIFYEGSLQNGVTAADRIKKGFDFQWPQPDKPMFFYVTQGQEEIASSGTSYLNRTEAANVEKITTRLLKAGAKPDQIGIITPYEGQRSYLVQYMQFSGSLHTKLYQQVEIASVDAFQGREKDFIILSCVRANEHQGIGFLNDPRRLNVALTRAKYGVIIVGNPKALSKQPLWNNLLNNYKEQKVLVEGPLNNLRESLMQFSKPRKLVNTINPGGRFMSTAMYDAREALIPGSAYDRSNTVGRPSNMYFQTHDQIGMIGAGPGHMAAMNLPIPFNLVMPPMPPPSYLGQTNGPATGRGAMKGNKPGRGGRQRPRGSAAQGATHGPNSQASQDGASQSFSQGPLTQGYISMSQPSQMSQPGLSQPELSQDSYLGDEFKSQIDVALSQDSTYQGERAYQHGGVTGLSQY, via the exons ATGAGTGTGGAGGCGTACGGGCCAAGCTCCCAGACCCTCACCTTCTTGGACACCGAGGAAGCGGAGTTGCTCGGAGCGGACACCCAGGGCTCCGAATACGACTTCACCGACTTCACTCTCCCGAGCCAGACTCAGACCCAGGGCCAGACTCCGAGTCAGCTTGACGGCCAG GTTAACGGTCCCGATGATGGTCTCCACAACGGCGGAGTGGAAGATTCTGTGGTCAAAGCCAGTCAGCTGTTGGCAGAACTCAATtttgaggaagatgaagaagacGCCTACTACACCAAGGACCTGCCCGTGCATGCTTGCAG CTATTGTGGCATTCACGATCCAGCCTGTGTGGTGTACTGCAACACCAGCAAGAAGTGGTTCTGCAATGGCCGTGGAAATACATCTGGCAG CCACATCGTGAACCACTTGGTGCGAGCCAAATGCAAAGAGGTGACACTTCACAAAGATGGACCCTTGGGAGAGACCGTCCTGGAGTGTTACAACTGCGGGTGTCGTAATGTCTTCCTCCTGGGTTTCATCCCTGCCAAGGCTGATTCTGTCGTAGTGCTGCTCTGTAGGCAA CCTTGTGCCAGCCAGAGTAGCCTGAAAGACATCAACTGGGATAGCTCCCAGTGGCAGCCGCTGATCCAAGACCGTTGCTTTCTCTCGTGGCTGGTGAAGATCCCGTCGGAGCAAGAGCAGCTGCGTGCCCGGCAGATCACTGCCCAACAGATCAACAAGCTGGAGGAACTCTGGAAG GACAACCCCACTGCCACCTTGGAGGACTTGGAGAAGCCTGGTGTCGATGAGGAGCCCCAACATGTGTTGCTGCGCTACGAGGATGCCTACCAGTACCAAAATATTTTTGGCCCTTTGGTCAAACTGGAGGCAGACTATGATAAGAAGCTCAAGGAGTCTCAG ACCCAAGATAATATAACAGTAAGGTGGGACTTGGGCCTGAATAAGAAGCGGATTGCATATTTCACTCTACCGAAGACCGATTCAGGTG ACATGCGCTTGATGCAAGGTGATGAGATCTGCCTGCGCTACAAAGGTGACCTGGCCCCGCTTTGGAAAGGGATCGGCCATGTCATCAAGGTCCCTGACA ACTACGGGGATGAAATTGCAATTGAACTGCGGAGCAGCGTTGGAGCCCCTGTGGAAATTCCACATAACTTCCAGGTGGACTTTGTGTGGAAGGCCACTTCGTTTGACAG AATGCAGAGTGCTCTGAAGACCTTTGCCGTGGATGAAACCTCAGTGTCAGGTTACATTTACCACAAGCTCCTGGGTCACGAAGTGGAAGATGTTACCATCAAGTGTCAGCTGCCCAAGCgcttcactgcccagggcctaccTGATCTCAATCACTCACAG GTGTACGCTGTGAAAACGGTGTTGCAGAGGCCTCTCAGCCTCATCCAGGGTCCTCCTGGCACTGGCAAGACTGTCACCTCGGCCACTATTGTCTACCACCTGTCGCGTCAGGGCAACGG ACCAGTCCTGGTGTGCGCTCCCAGTAACATTGCAGTGGACCAGTTGACCGAGAAGATTGACAAGACTGGCCTCAAGGTGGTCAGGCTGTGCGCGAAGAGCCGTGAAGCTATCGAGTCACCAGTGTCTTTCCTGGCATTGCAtaatcagatcagcaatatggACAG CATGCCAGAACTTCAGAAACTTCAGCAGCTGAAGGATGAGACCGGCGAACTGTCTTCTGCCGACGAGAAGCGCTATCGAGCTTTGAAACGCACCGCTGAGAGGGAGCTGCTCATG AACGCTGATGTCATCTGCTGCACCTGCGTTGGTGCAGGGGACCCTCGCCTGGCCAAGATGCAGTTTCGCTCCATCCTGATTGACGAGAGCACCCAGGCCACCGAGCCCGAGTGTATGGTGCctgttgtgctaggagcaaagCAG CTCATACTGGTGGGTGATCACTGCCAGCTTGGTCCTGTGGTGATGTGTAAGAAGGCAGCCAAAGCAGGGTTGTCCCAGTCCCTGTTTGAGCGCCTGGTGGTTCTGGGGATCCGGCCAATTCGCCTTCAGGTCCAATACCGAATGCATCCGGCTCTCAGCGCCTTCCCGTCTAACATCTTCTACGAGGGCTCCTTGCAGAATGGCGTCACGGCAG CTGACCGCATCAAGAAGGGCTTTGACTTCCAGTGGCCACAGCCGGACAAACCAATGTTCTTTTATGTGACACAAGGCCAGGAGGAAATTGCTAGCTCTGGAACTTCCTACCTGAACAG GACTGAGGCTGCAAATGTGGAGAAGATCACCACCAGGCTGTTGAAGGCGGGTGCCAAGCCTGACCAGATTGGGATCATCACCCCGTATGAGGGTCAGCGTTCGTACCTGGTCCAATACATGCAGTTCAGTGGCTCTCTGCACACTAAACTCTATCAG CAAGTGGAGATTGCAAGTGTGGACGCCTTCCAAGGCAGAGAGAAAGACTTTATCATCCTGTCTTGCGTTCGCGCTAACGAGCACCAGGGCATCGGCTTTTTGAATGATCCGCGGCGTCTTAACGTGGCTTTGACCAGAGCCAA ATATGGAGTGATTATCGTGGGGAACCCCAAAGCGCTTTCGAAGCAGCCGCTGTGGAACAACCTGCTGAACAATTACAAAGAGCAGAAGGTCCTGGTGGAGGGACCCCTGAACAACCTGAGGGAGAGTCTCATGCAGTTCAGCAAGCCACGCAAGCTGGTCAACACCATCAATCCT GGTGGACGTTTCATGAGCACTGCGATGTATGATGCCCGTGAAGCTCTCATCCCTGGCTCTGCTTATGACCGCAGTAATACTG TCGGTCGCCCGTCAAACATGTACTTCCAAACTCACGACCAGATCGGGATGATCGGGGCAGGCCCAGGCCACATGGCTGCCATGAATCTCCCGATTCCCTTCAACCTGGTGATGCCCCCCATGCCTCCGCCAAGCTACTTGGGCCAAACTAACGGCCCCGCTACAG GCCGTGGAGCTATGAAAGGAAATAAGCCAGGGCGCGGTGGGCGCCAGAGGCCCCGTGGTTCAGCAGCCCAAGGTGCCACTCATGGACCAAACAGCCAAGCCAGCCAGGATGGGGCCTCACAGTCCTTCTCACAGGGGCCACTGACTCAAGGCTACATCTCCATGAGCCAGCCTTCCCAGATGAGTCAGCCTGGTCTCTCCCAGCCTGAACTGTCTCAG GACAGTTACTTGGGTGACGAGTTCAAGTCCCAGATCGATGTGGCTTTGTCCCAGGACTCGACTTACCAGGGCGAACGTGCATACCAGCATGGTGGGGTGACTGGCCTGTCACAGTACTAG
- the upf1 gene encoding regulator of nonsense transcripts 1 isoform X3, translating into MSVEAYGPSSQTLTFLDTEEAELLGADTQGSEYDFTDFTLPSQTQTQGQTPSQLDGQVNGPDDGLHNGGVEDSVVKASQLLAELNFEEDEEDAYYTKDLPVHACSYCGIHDPACVVYCNTSKKWFCNGRGNTSGSHIVNHLVRAKCKEVTLHKDGPLGETVLECYNCGCRNVFLLGFIPAKADSVVVLLCRQPCASQSSLKDINWDSSQWQPLIQDRCFLSWLVKIPSEQEQLRARQITAQQINKLEELWKDNPTATLEDLEKPGVDEEPQHVLLRYEDAYQYQNIFGPLVKLEADYDKKLKESQTQDNITVRWDLGLNKKRIAYFTLPKTDSGDMRLMQGDEICLRYKGDLAPLWKGIGHVIKVPDNYGDEIAIELRSSVGAPVEIPHNFQVDFVWKATSFDRMQSALKTFAVDETSVSGYIYHKLLGHEVEDVTIKCQLPKRFTAQGLPDLNHSQVYAVKTVLQRPLSLIQGPPGTGKTVTSATIVYHLSRQGNGPVLVCAPSNIAVDQLTEKIDKTGLKVVRLCAKSREAIESPVSFLALHNQISNMDSMPELQKLQQLKDETGELSSADEKRYRALKRTAERELLMNADVICCTCVGAGDPRLAKMQFRSILIDESTQATEPECMVPVVLGAKQLILVGDHCQLGPVVMCKKAAKAGLSQSLFERLVVLGIRPIRLQVQYRMHPALSAFPSNIFYEGSLQNGVTAADRIKKGFDFQWPQPDKPMFFYVTQGQEEIASSGTSYLNRTEAANVEKITTRLLKAGAKPDQIGIITPYEGQRSYLVQYMQFSGSLHTKLYQQVEIASVDAFQGREKDFIILSCVRANEHQGIGFLNDPRRLNVALTRAKYGVIIVGNPKALSKQPLWNNLLNNYKEQKVLVEGPLNNLRESLMQFSKPRKLVNTINPGGRFMSTAMYDAREALIPGSAYDRIGRPSNMYFQTHDQIGMIGAGPGHMAAMNLPIPFNLVMPPMPPPSYLGQTNGPATGRGAMKGNKPGRGGRQRPRGSAAQGATHGPNSQASQDGASQSFSQGPLTQGYISMSQPSQMSQPGLSQPELSQDSYLGDEFKSQIDVALSQDSTYQGERAYQHGGVTGLSQY; encoded by the exons ATGAGTGTGGAGGCGTACGGGCCAAGCTCCCAGACCCTCACCTTCTTGGACACCGAGGAAGCGGAGTTGCTCGGAGCGGACACCCAGGGCTCCGAATACGACTTCACCGACTTCACTCTCCCGAGCCAGACTCAGACCCAGGGCCAGACTCCGAGTCAGCTTGACGGCCAG GTTAACGGTCCCGATGATGGTCTCCACAACGGCGGAGTGGAAGATTCTGTGGTCAAAGCCAGTCAGCTGTTGGCAGAACTCAATtttgaggaagatgaagaagacGCCTACTACACCAAGGACCTGCCCGTGCATGCTTGCAG CTATTGTGGCATTCACGATCCAGCCTGTGTGGTGTACTGCAACACCAGCAAGAAGTGGTTCTGCAATGGCCGTGGAAATACATCTGGCAG CCACATCGTGAACCACTTGGTGCGAGCCAAATGCAAAGAGGTGACACTTCACAAAGATGGACCCTTGGGAGAGACCGTCCTGGAGTGTTACAACTGCGGGTGTCGTAATGTCTTCCTCCTGGGTTTCATCCCTGCCAAGGCTGATTCTGTCGTAGTGCTGCTCTGTAGGCAA CCTTGTGCCAGCCAGAGTAGCCTGAAAGACATCAACTGGGATAGCTCCCAGTGGCAGCCGCTGATCCAAGACCGTTGCTTTCTCTCGTGGCTGGTGAAGATCCCGTCGGAGCAAGAGCAGCTGCGTGCCCGGCAGATCACTGCCCAACAGATCAACAAGCTGGAGGAACTCTGGAAG GACAACCCCACTGCCACCTTGGAGGACTTGGAGAAGCCTGGTGTCGATGAGGAGCCCCAACATGTGTTGCTGCGCTACGAGGATGCCTACCAGTACCAAAATATTTTTGGCCCTTTGGTCAAACTGGAGGCAGACTATGATAAGAAGCTCAAGGAGTCTCAG ACCCAAGATAATATAACAGTAAGGTGGGACTTGGGCCTGAATAAGAAGCGGATTGCATATTTCACTCTACCGAAGACCGATTCAGGTG ACATGCGCTTGATGCAAGGTGATGAGATCTGCCTGCGCTACAAAGGTGACCTGGCCCCGCTTTGGAAAGGGATCGGCCATGTCATCAAGGTCCCTGACA ACTACGGGGATGAAATTGCAATTGAACTGCGGAGCAGCGTTGGAGCCCCTGTGGAAATTCCACATAACTTCCAGGTGGACTTTGTGTGGAAGGCCACTTCGTTTGACAG AATGCAGAGTGCTCTGAAGACCTTTGCCGTGGATGAAACCTCAGTGTCAGGTTACATTTACCACAAGCTCCTGGGTCACGAAGTGGAAGATGTTACCATCAAGTGTCAGCTGCCCAAGCgcttcactgcccagggcctaccTGATCTCAATCACTCACAG GTGTACGCTGTGAAAACGGTGTTGCAGAGGCCTCTCAGCCTCATCCAGGGTCCTCCTGGCACTGGCAAGACTGTCACCTCGGCCACTATTGTCTACCACCTGTCGCGTCAGGGCAACGG ACCAGTCCTGGTGTGCGCTCCCAGTAACATTGCAGTGGACCAGTTGACCGAGAAGATTGACAAGACTGGCCTCAAGGTGGTCAGGCTGTGCGCGAAGAGCCGTGAAGCTATCGAGTCACCAGTGTCTTTCCTGGCATTGCAtaatcagatcagcaatatggACAG CATGCCAGAACTTCAGAAACTTCAGCAGCTGAAGGATGAGACCGGCGAACTGTCTTCTGCCGACGAGAAGCGCTATCGAGCTTTGAAACGCACCGCTGAGAGGGAGCTGCTCATG AACGCTGATGTCATCTGCTGCACCTGCGTTGGTGCAGGGGACCCTCGCCTGGCCAAGATGCAGTTTCGCTCCATCCTGATTGACGAGAGCACCCAGGCCACCGAGCCCGAGTGTATGGTGCctgttgtgctaggagcaaagCAG CTCATACTGGTGGGTGATCACTGCCAGCTTGGTCCTGTGGTGATGTGTAAGAAGGCAGCCAAAGCAGGGTTGTCCCAGTCCCTGTTTGAGCGCCTGGTGGTTCTGGGGATCCGGCCAATTCGCCTTCAGGTCCAATACCGAATGCATCCGGCTCTCAGCGCCTTCCCGTCTAACATCTTCTACGAGGGCTCCTTGCAGAATGGCGTCACGGCAG CTGACCGCATCAAGAAGGGCTTTGACTTCCAGTGGCCACAGCCGGACAAACCAATGTTCTTTTATGTGACACAAGGCCAGGAGGAAATTGCTAGCTCTGGAACTTCCTACCTGAACAG GACTGAGGCTGCAAATGTGGAGAAGATCACCACCAGGCTGTTGAAGGCGGGTGCCAAGCCTGACCAGATTGGGATCATCACCCCGTATGAGGGTCAGCGTTCGTACCTGGTCCAATACATGCAGTTCAGTGGCTCTCTGCACACTAAACTCTATCAG CAAGTGGAGATTGCAAGTGTGGACGCCTTCCAAGGCAGAGAGAAAGACTTTATCATCCTGTCTTGCGTTCGCGCTAACGAGCACCAGGGCATCGGCTTTTTGAATGATCCGCGGCGTCTTAACGTGGCTTTGACCAGAGCCAA ATATGGAGTGATTATCGTGGGGAACCCCAAAGCGCTTTCGAAGCAGCCGCTGTGGAACAACCTGCTGAACAATTACAAAGAGCAGAAGGTCCTGGTGGAGGGACCCCTGAACAACCTGAGGGAGAGTCTCATGCAGTTCAGCAAGCCACGCAAGCTGGTCAACACCATCAATCCT GGTGGACGTTTCATGAGCACTGCGATGTATGATGCCCGTGAAGCTCTCATCCCTGGCTCTGCTTATGACCGCA TCGGTCGCCCGTCAAACATGTACTTCCAAACTCACGACCAGATCGGGATGATCGGGGCAGGCCCAGGCCACATGGCTGCCATGAATCTCCCGATTCCCTTCAACCTGGTGATGCCCCCCATGCCTCCGCCAAGCTACTTGGGCCAAACTAACGGCCCCGCTACAG GCCGTGGAGCTATGAAAGGAAATAAGCCAGGGCGCGGTGGGCGCCAGAGGCCCCGTGGTTCAGCAGCCCAAGGTGCCACTCATGGACCAAACAGCCAAGCCAGCCAGGATGGGGCCTCACAGTCCTTCTCACAGGGGCCACTGACTCAAGGCTACATCTCCATGAGCCAGCCTTCCCAGATGAGTCAGCCTGGTCTCTCCCAGCCTGAACTGTCTCAG GACAGTTACTTGGGTGACGAGTTCAAGTCCCAGATCGATGTGGCTTTGTCCCAGGACTCGACTTACCAGGGCGAACGTGCATACCAGCATGGTGGGGTGACTGGCCTGTCACAGTACTAG
- the upf1 gene encoding regulator of nonsense transcripts 1 isoform X2: protein MSVEAYGPSSQTLTFLDTEEAELLGADTQGSEYDFTDFTLPSQTQTQGQTPSQLDGQVNGPDDGLHNGGVEDSVVKASQLLAELNFEEDEEDAYYTKDLPVHACSYCGIHDPACVVYCNTSKKWFCNGRGNTSGSHIVNHLVRAKCKEVTLHKDGPLGETVLECYNCGCRNVFLLGFIPAKADSVVVLLCRQPCASQSSLKDINWDSSQWQPLIQDRCFLSWLVKIPSEQEQLRARQITAQQINKLEELWKDNPTATLEDLEKPGVDEEPQHVLLRYEDAYQYQNIFGPLVKLEADYDKKLKESQTQDNITVRWDLGLNKKRIAYFTLPKTDSDMRLMQGDEICLRYKGDLAPLWKGIGHVIKVPDNYGDEIAIELRSSVGAPVEIPHNFQVDFVWKATSFDRMQSALKTFAVDETSVSGYIYHKLLGHEVEDVTIKCQLPKRFTAQGLPDLNHSQVYAVKTVLQRPLSLIQGPPGTGKTVTSATIVYHLSRQGNGPVLVCAPSNIAVDQLTEKIDKTGLKVVRLCAKSREAIESPVSFLALHNQISNMDSMPELQKLQQLKDETGELSSADEKRYRALKRTAERELLMNADVICCTCVGAGDPRLAKMQFRSILIDESTQATEPECMVPVVLGAKQLILVGDHCQLGPVVMCKKAAKAGLSQSLFERLVVLGIRPIRLQVQYRMHPALSAFPSNIFYEGSLQNGVTAADRIKKGFDFQWPQPDKPMFFYVTQGQEEIASSGTSYLNRTEAANVEKITTRLLKAGAKPDQIGIITPYEGQRSYLVQYMQFSGSLHTKLYQQVEIASVDAFQGREKDFIILSCVRANEHQGIGFLNDPRRLNVALTRAKYGVIIVGNPKALSKQPLWNNLLNNYKEQKVLVEGPLNNLRESLMQFSKPRKLVNTINPGGRFMSTAMYDAREALIPGSAYDRSNTVGRPSNMYFQTHDQIGMIGAGPGHMAAMNLPIPFNLVMPPMPPPSYLGQTNGPATGRGAMKGNKPGRGGRQRPRGSAAQGATHGPNSQASQDGASQSFSQGPLTQGYISMSQPSQMSQPGLSQPELSQDSYLGDEFKSQIDVALSQDSTYQGERAYQHGGVTGLSQY, encoded by the exons ATGAGTGTGGAGGCGTACGGGCCAAGCTCCCAGACCCTCACCTTCTTGGACACCGAGGAAGCGGAGTTGCTCGGAGCGGACACCCAGGGCTCCGAATACGACTTCACCGACTTCACTCTCCCGAGCCAGACTCAGACCCAGGGCCAGACTCCGAGTCAGCTTGACGGCCAG GTTAACGGTCCCGATGATGGTCTCCACAACGGCGGAGTGGAAGATTCTGTGGTCAAAGCCAGTCAGCTGTTGGCAGAACTCAATtttgaggaagatgaagaagacGCCTACTACACCAAGGACCTGCCCGTGCATGCTTGCAG CTATTGTGGCATTCACGATCCAGCCTGTGTGGTGTACTGCAACACCAGCAAGAAGTGGTTCTGCAATGGCCGTGGAAATACATCTGGCAG CCACATCGTGAACCACTTGGTGCGAGCCAAATGCAAAGAGGTGACACTTCACAAAGATGGACCCTTGGGAGAGACCGTCCTGGAGTGTTACAACTGCGGGTGTCGTAATGTCTTCCTCCTGGGTTTCATCCCTGCCAAGGCTGATTCTGTCGTAGTGCTGCTCTGTAGGCAA CCTTGTGCCAGCCAGAGTAGCCTGAAAGACATCAACTGGGATAGCTCCCAGTGGCAGCCGCTGATCCAAGACCGTTGCTTTCTCTCGTGGCTGGTGAAGATCCCGTCGGAGCAAGAGCAGCTGCGTGCCCGGCAGATCACTGCCCAACAGATCAACAAGCTGGAGGAACTCTGGAAG GACAACCCCACTGCCACCTTGGAGGACTTGGAGAAGCCTGGTGTCGATGAGGAGCCCCAACATGTGTTGCTGCGCTACGAGGATGCCTACCAGTACCAAAATATTTTTGGCCCTTTGGTCAAACTGGAGGCAGACTATGATAAGAAGCTCAAGGAGTCTCAG ACCCAAGATAATATAACAGTAAGGTGGGACTTGGGCCTGAATAAGAAGCGGATTGCATATTTCACTCTACCGAAGACCGATTCAG ACATGCGCTTGATGCAAGGTGATGAGATCTGCCTGCGCTACAAAGGTGACCTGGCCCCGCTTTGGAAAGGGATCGGCCATGTCATCAAGGTCCCTGACA ACTACGGGGATGAAATTGCAATTGAACTGCGGAGCAGCGTTGGAGCCCCTGTGGAAATTCCACATAACTTCCAGGTGGACTTTGTGTGGAAGGCCACTTCGTTTGACAG AATGCAGAGTGCTCTGAAGACCTTTGCCGTGGATGAAACCTCAGTGTCAGGTTACATTTACCACAAGCTCCTGGGTCACGAAGTGGAAGATGTTACCATCAAGTGTCAGCTGCCCAAGCgcttcactgcccagggcctaccTGATCTCAATCACTCACAG GTGTACGCTGTGAAAACGGTGTTGCAGAGGCCTCTCAGCCTCATCCAGGGTCCTCCTGGCACTGGCAAGACTGTCACCTCGGCCACTATTGTCTACCACCTGTCGCGTCAGGGCAACGG ACCAGTCCTGGTGTGCGCTCCCAGTAACATTGCAGTGGACCAGTTGACCGAGAAGATTGACAAGACTGGCCTCAAGGTGGTCAGGCTGTGCGCGAAGAGCCGTGAAGCTATCGAGTCACCAGTGTCTTTCCTGGCATTGCAtaatcagatcagcaatatggACAG CATGCCAGAACTTCAGAAACTTCAGCAGCTGAAGGATGAGACCGGCGAACTGTCTTCTGCCGACGAGAAGCGCTATCGAGCTTTGAAACGCACCGCTGAGAGGGAGCTGCTCATG AACGCTGATGTCATCTGCTGCACCTGCGTTGGTGCAGGGGACCCTCGCCTGGCCAAGATGCAGTTTCGCTCCATCCTGATTGACGAGAGCACCCAGGCCACCGAGCCCGAGTGTATGGTGCctgttgtgctaggagcaaagCAG CTCATACTGGTGGGTGATCACTGCCAGCTTGGTCCTGTGGTGATGTGTAAGAAGGCAGCCAAAGCAGGGTTGTCCCAGTCCCTGTTTGAGCGCCTGGTGGTTCTGGGGATCCGGCCAATTCGCCTTCAGGTCCAATACCGAATGCATCCGGCTCTCAGCGCCTTCCCGTCTAACATCTTCTACGAGGGCTCCTTGCAGAATGGCGTCACGGCAG CTGACCGCATCAAGAAGGGCTTTGACTTCCAGTGGCCACAGCCGGACAAACCAATGTTCTTTTATGTGACACAAGGCCAGGAGGAAATTGCTAGCTCTGGAACTTCCTACCTGAACAG GACTGAGGCTGCAAATGTGGAGAAGATCACCACCAGGCTGTTGAAGGCGGGTGCCAAGCCTGACCAGATTGGGATCATCACCCCGTATGAGGGTCAGCGTTCGTACCTGGTCCAATACATGCAGTTCAGTGGCTCTCTGCACACTAAACTCTATCAG CAAGTGGAGATTGCAAGTGTGGACGCCTTCCAAGGCAGAGAGAAAGACTTTATCATCCTGTCTTGCGTTCGCGCTAACGAGCACCAGGGCATCGGCTTTTTGAATGATCCGCGGCGTCTTAACGTGGCTTTGACCAGAGCCAA ATATGGAGTGATTATCGTGGGGAACCCCAAAGCGCTTTCGAAGCAGCCGCTGTGGAACAACCTGCTGAACAATTACAAAGAGCAGAAGGTCCTGGTGGAGGGACCCCTGAACAACCTGAGGGAGAGTCTCATGCAGTTCAGCAAGCCACGCAAGCTGGTCAACACCATCAATCCT GGTGGACGTTTCATGAGCACTGCGATGTATGATGCCCGTGAAGCTCTCATCCCTGGCTCTGCTTATGACCGCAGTAATACTG TCGGTCGCCCGTCAAACATGTACTTCCAAACTCACGACCAGATCGGGATGATCGGGGCAGGCCCAGGCCACATGGCTGCCATGAATCTCCCGATTCCCTTCAACCTGGTGATGCCCCCCATGCCTCCGCCAAGCTACTTGGGCCAAACTAACGGCCCCGCTACAG GCCGTGGAGCTATGAAAGGAAATAAGCCAGGGCGCGGTGGGCGCCAGAGGCCCCGTGGTTCAGCAGCCCAAGGTGCCACTCATGGACCAAACAGCCAAGCCAGCCAGGATGGGGCCTCACAGTCCTTCTCACAGGGGCCACTGACTCAAGGCTACATCTCCATGAGCCAGCCTTCCCAGATGAGTCAGCCTGGTCTCTCCCAGCCTGAACTGTCTCAG GACAGTTACTTGGGTGACGAGTTCAAGTCCCAGATCGATGTGGCTTTGTCCCAGGACTCGACTTACCAGGGCGAACGTGCATACCAGCATGGTGGGGTGACTGGCCTGTCACAGTACTAG